TCACTTCAGCTGTGATACAGACCGAGCGATGCTTGAATCGCGCAGGCGCACAACAAACAGTGACAAACAAGACAAAGGTAAACAAATTACTTACCACTTCACTGAGGCCAAGTGTTATAGCTCCTTCCACATATAACATAAACTTACTATAATGCACTTAATATCAAGCTGCTAAAGACTCAAATGTCCAACACTCGAGGACAAATTAACAGATGGAGTCGCACCTGTCAAACTCTCTCACTTGAACCAAATTCAATcgtgaaaaagaaagagaagcagCAACTGATGTTGacttaaataacaaaatgtaatacCTTTGCCTCAACTAATGTCTTCTGGCTCGGTCATTCTCGTAGGTTTTCTGTGTCAAGTTTAACTGTCGGTTGTTTCTAAACATACTCGTTTGTTTGTGTCTAATTTGGCAGGACTGGCACACTCACACCCGCCCTCGGGCACAGAGCAAAATACGAACCGGATTCTCACACATCTTATTTTACAATCACTTCACGTTCACGCCGCATGTTATGCATGTCTCTCTCccccactcctctctctctctctctctctctcgtcagcAGGCTGATGTAGTCAGTAAAAAGCCTTGTAGTCACTTCTGTGTGGTATTTGAACATAAAGCTTCATCATTTTTCAcgtttttttcatgtaatttgggGCACAATGgactacatttttttatttttatttttaaatcacgtTTAAATGGATTTTGGTGTAATTTGTGACAGTGAGGACTGTATGTATGTGATGTAATGTAGTTATAGTAATAACATTTCTCACTTTTTAGAAAAAGGGTTAAGCCTTGGCCTTTTTAACACACTACTCGCAGTCAATTAACTCTGAACTTGGGGACCGCAATGCTAGTGTATTTTGtgctcaatttaattttttttttttaagtttaatttgtgtatgttttttgctTATGTCTGTTACATTGAGTTCCGGTTTGGAGTCTCTATCATCTCACACCTActaaacacacactgacacacgtTCAAAGGATTATAAAAAcaccagacagagacagacactcaTGATGCTTGTGTTATACTTAAGCATTGTTCATTGAGCCATGTAGTGACTGTTTTAGCGCTATTCCTATTTGCTATGTCTGAGAGAACATTATCAGGAACATGTCAGAATGGACATGCTCAAtcatgaaaaaagtttaaaagttcaTCAGTATCAGCATATTGCATTTCAGTGTGTCAGTCCACAAGCTAAAACCTTAAATTATGTAACAAATGTTGTTTTGCAGCTGTTCGCTTTTAAGAGGAAGCTTTGAGTTTTTACCGAGCTTCTGTTGACTTAGATTAGGTTGAAGAAACACTTGAGTTAAAAGAACATCAGTCATAGTACTATGCGCATGACTTGTGAAAAGCAATGTTTTCCAGGTTCTAATAAAATTGTGATTtagtaaaatagtgaaataatcCTTTGGGGGTTGGAATGTGTTtatttaagggattttttttacaaagtaatGTTTTGCACATTTGTATCACTCCAGACTCCTACAAACATTCAAAGACCcgtacaaaaaaaatcatatataaacacaattatgCACACTCATACATGCATACACCTCTCAGACAAACATCTAAAGTCAACAACATCACTGAGTTACACTTCACTGACAAATTCAGTGTCTTTATACCCTCCCCATTTATAATATTCAACCAATCAAAACCCTTCATCCCTGAGTCCAGCCTCATAACTCATCATGAGAGCCTGCTTCATCTGCCTTGAGTTTAAACTCATCCTCTGTGATTCGTCCATCCTTGTTGCGATCCTGGTTATCGTACATGTTCTGTATGATGCGTTGCGGCTCAAAACCTGGAGCCAGACGACCTTTGCCCTCTTCTACCTGCTGCAGGATGTAATCTGAAAACTGTATGGAAGAAACAGACAGTGGAGCAATTAACTTAATAAACATTTTGGAGATGAATTGCTAAGCACGCACCCATGGTATAAAACAGTATACCTCAGTAGTGTCCACTTGTGCGTCTTTGTTCTTGTCCATCTCACTGAAAAGATTGGGTGAGACATCGCCGTTCCACACAAACATGTAGCCTTCAGGAAGACCGTCCTCCAGGTCCACCAACTCAACATCAAACACCAGCACAGCACTGCCAGGGACCTCACCATCTGAGCAAGAAATAGTACTTAATAATCTCTGTATGGAGGTTTGAACTATATTTATACACATTGGTATAGAGTTGCTGTTTTTTGGACCAACTGTACATCCCTCTGTTACataattgaaacattaaaataacatttattgacTGACTAAATGACAGCTGATGCTGTTTGATAAGACAAATGCTGAATTGGGAACCCTATACTAGCATAATACTCTTACTAGAGTAGTTTTTAGAAGAATTTACTCTGGCTCCCTCTGGTGGGTGTATCACAAACTAGTAGTTAACCATTTTGAATCAGTCAGACGAGTCCTTCACTAACTGAACTTAAACTAAACACTGAATCAGTAAGATGCACTGGTCACTTTTAGTAAAATCCATTACTTTTAGTAAAATATATCTCAGCCGTAAAGCAAGTAGTGTAGGCTACTCAAAGTTTGTGAAACACGTTtgcttatatattaatatattgaaatattttattaacattgtaTGTAGATATGTATTcatcattatataattatttaacgtgaatatgaatatatttgtatttttcaaattaatatattaatatatatttaaaatgtgtgtgtctgtgagaggaTGTCTTACCTACTCCCTGTTCTCCATAGGCAAGGTGAGGTGGAATGACTAGCCTGCGCTTCTCTCCAACACACATTCCTATAAGCCCTTGCTCCATGCCTATGACCACCTGTCCAGCCCCCAGAACCACATCATATGTCTTACCAGAGTTGTGCCTGCAGTTACACACAGATGCAGTGGAAAACACAAATtagttagaaacatttttttaaatataaaccattAATTTTGATTCCCATTTTTTTAGCAATAACATGATCAAATACTTGTAATGTTAAGTTAGACAACATGCCAAAACAACACGATACACAAATGTATAATTGCAACGCACGTGGAGCCGATGTAAGTGCCGTCCATGAGAGTGGCATTGTAGTGGTATTTGACAAAGTCACCACGTTTTGCATTGTGGGTGCAATTCTCTGGTTTCACACCGGTGATCTCAACTATATCAGATGGGTTATGGAAATCAATAATGTGGACATCAAACACCAGCACAGCTGAGCCAGGGATCTTAGTTCCTGTATAAGGAGATAGAAGAGATTAATACAAAGATAAGTTAACCTCATGTTCTTTTGACTATAAAAGGACTGATCAGCACACACCTGTGCCCTCTTCTCCATACGCCAGGTGAGGTGGGATAACAATCCTCCTGtgctctccaacacacacacccaggagTCCTTTGTCCATTCCTGTGATCACATAGCCTTTACCGATGTAAGTGTCATATGTGCGATTCCTTGAATAACTGaaacataaacacaaatgaaaGCATAAGTTCACTGTATATCACTTTAAAAACAGTTTCTGTTCAAATCAAGGGTTTTTACCTGGAGTCAAAGAATGTGCCATCCAGCAGGGATCCATTATAATGGTAACGCATGAAGTCTCCTACTTGACTCTTGCGTGGACAGGGATCTGGAAGGCTTTGCACTTCTACTGTGATTTCATCTTTAGGGTTATGAAGGTCCAGCAGAATCACATCAAATACCAGAGAGGCTTGAGCGGGGATGTCACTTCCTGTGAGTGGAGATAACTGGATGTTGTAATGCTTATTTTGCATGCACTGTTAGTgtatattactaataaaatgaCTCTCACCATCCCCTTTCTCTCCATAGCCAAGGAAAGGTGGCATGGTGATGATGCGTTTTTCTCCCACACACATTCCCAAAAGCCCCTGGTCCATTCCTGCAATGAGCCAGCCAATCCCCACATAAGTGTCGTATGTGCGCATACGTGTGTGACTGCAAATGAAAGAATCAGAATGAATTACTAATCAGGAAATGCATAAAATTCAGAAATACACTtgaaaaaggttttgtttataacttatactattatttttatactcAGTATATTACTGTTAGatgtttaatctatttttttatttatttattgtaataaagtttttatcctatttatatattttaatccaattttttattttaatttaatagtttttttttttttataaacaaataaacctcTGTTACAGGCTGTCATTAGTGAtagggattttttttgtgtggctCTTTCTGGATGTTACATACACCAGTAGGTTGCGACGTGTGAAAGTCTTGAACAAGGACTTGttcaaaaactgctgattaaTATAACTTcaaatgaatgagtcattgaatcattgggCTAACTGATTTGTTCATAAACATCCGATCATTCCCTCGCTGTTGTAACACGGCGGCTGTGGAACTATTGTTGTTggcatagaaaaaaaagtttaataaatgttattcaatataaaatatgaGTTACTTAAAATATCTCTCTATTTATCTATTTTGAGGTCCATATGACTCATCTTACCTGGAGTCGAACAGCGTGCCATCGAGCAGAGTACCATTGTAGTGGTATCGGACATAATCAGACACTTGTACAGTGCGGACACAGCTCTCTGGCTTGTGGTAGGTCTTTATCTGCACCTTGTCCTCTGTGTTCCAAATGTCCAACATCAACACATCAAAGTGAAGGATGGAATCTGCGGGGATGATGTCACCTGACAAGGAATGACATAAAAATACTGTGAGAAATAAAAGTCAAACCAGCCTGGCAGCTTTAAAATCTGCCCACTGAAGCCTGATTAAAACCAGCTTCTCTAAAGAAGGACAATAAATGCTTGAGACTTTGTGTTTACTATAAAGGCTGCATTATTAGTTGTTGTTTGCACAACTCACTACAATAAAATTGTGCAAGGGAAGTGTATTTCACTGAAAGAGCTGATCATGAGATTAATGTGTCTGAGATTACTTATAATGTCAGTCTGTTGTATCTATGTGCAGTTAAACTATGCACATCTCTTTGTATCTCCTATACACATCCCTCCAACTAGTTCTGACAAGTGGACATGGCTCAACATTCTTCTTTGGAGTTCACACCCCCATCTGTtcaacccccacccccacctctTCTCTCACCAAATGGAGATTCCATGCATGCTCCTCTGATTCAGCAGGAGTACAGGAGGATCATGGGAATTGTAGGTCTCAGTGAGTTTCAAGCATTAGCATGCTATCTAGTGGTAGATGcctatttaattgtaaatgtgcTGATGGCACCTACACTGATAGACTTTCATGCATGAAGTGGTAAACAGAgagctgtgtttttaaaagtattcatTACCATAACCGTCCTTTCCGTAGGCAAGCTGTGGAGGGATTTTGATCATCCATCTTTCATTAACACACATGCCCACTAAAGCTTTGTCCATTCCAGCGATCAACTGCTTCCGACCAACAAACACATTATAGGTGGTGCCACGGTCATAACTGCAAACACATAAATCAACaaacatttacactgcaaaaatatatatataattttttttttcagtaaaaacgatttttttttttaagaaattaaatttttcttaaataaatcaaaaatcttttgcaaataattacaaagaaaaagcaagtaacactaaattaaatatgaaattttgaagtagaaagactaaaacagtattttatttttattttataa
The Cyprinus carpio isolate SPL01 chromosome A19, ASM1834038v1, whole genome shotgun sequence genome window above contains:
- the LOC109092078 gene encoding peptidyl-prolyl cis-trans isomerase FKBP9-like, with translation MIRLLVQMILPAILVTFVACNAPPVPLDDIVIEKTFTPERCDRMVKSGDFVRYHYIGMFPDGKKFDSSYDRGTTYNVFVGRKQLIAGMDKALVGMCVNERWMIKIPPQLAYGKDGYGDIIPADSILHFDVLMLDIWNTEDKVQIKTYHKPESCVRTVQVSDYVRYHYNGTLLDGTLFDSSHTRMRTYDTYVGIGWLIAGMDQGLLGMCVGEKRIITMPPFLGYGEKGDGSDIPAQASLVFDVILLDLHNPKDEITVEVQSLPDPCPRKSQVGDFMRYHYNGSLLDGTFFDSSYSRNRTYDTYIGKGYVITGMDKGLLGVCVGEHRRIVIPPHLAYGEEGTGTKIPGSAVLVFDVHIIDFHNPSDIVEITGVKPENCTHNAKRGDFVKYHYNATLMDGTYIGSTHNSGKTYDVVLGAGQVVIGMEQGLIGMCVGEKRRLVIPPHLAYGEQGVDGEVPGSAVLVFDVELVDLEDGLPEGYMFVWNGDVSPNLFSEMDKNKDAQVDTTEFSDYILQQVEEGKGRLAPGFEPQRIIQNMYDNQDRNKDGRITEDEFKLKADEAGSHDEL